The genomic stretch TGGAAAACAATTATCAACGATGTAAAGAGAAATGTGATGGCCGGGGCCAGGTATTACCACAAGGTACTAACCGGTGAACAGGCGCCTGTTTCATCAGAGGCGGGAGCTCAAATCGAAAACTATGAAAAGGCTGAGGAGGAATAACCATGGCAGACGAGAGAATAGACCGGTTTGCTGAGCAGCTGGTTGGCGTCGATACCCTGCTGCCGCGGGAAATCACCAAGGGGAATAAAACAACAAAAATTGCCCAGGCGATTTATACCAGACAGGTCGTGACGATTGTTGGCGTAAAGATTGCGGCGAGCCGCTTTCTCCCGGTCTCGCACGCAGGATATTCTAATGAAACTTATGTGGACAAGATTGACTTGCTGGGTAAAAAGCGCGCCGAGTTCATTGGCCGCAAGCTGAAAGGAATCGAACGGCGGGCCCATATGGCATTGTTTCGCGAGATGACGGAGGCAGAAACCGGCGCCAAATGGGGCGAATTCTTCTCTGAGAAGTTCGGCAAGGAATGCACCATCCCGGATGGTCTATGTATTGCGTGCTGGAATTGCTCCCTCTTTGGCGGCCTTGAGACCGGTAAAGGCGCGACTTTCTCGAGGGTACGCTATTTCGACACATTTTCTATTGAAGATGCCACTGAGTGCATTCAGAGCGACGAATCACCAGAGCAAATGGCAATAGGCAACACGGTAGGCGAGGACCTAAGCGTCGAGCGAGGTGAGGCGTCCTTCCATCGTTATGAGTATGTCAAGACTGGCACCCATTTCCCATTTATAACCATCATCGAAAGCCCAGCTTTACTAGATATAGCAGGTTATCTGGCTGCTGTCAAGCTCGCAGATCAGCACGGCTATGGGAAGTATTCAGCGAACCATGGAAAGTTTACTACAGATTTTATAGCCGTATCAACTGGGTACCCCCTCTTTTCGATCCTTGATATGCTTGTCTGGCTGGACGAAGGTAACCTATCCAATGTTCAAGATAGGCTCAAGTTCGAAGCTGCGATTGACAAACCAGTGACCCTATTTGGAACCGACATTGATGAATTGGGTAGCAGGCTCAATGAGGAATTTAAAGCCTACATCGCTGCATTAAGCGTTCCGCCTAGGGATAGGGAACCACGGAGAAGGGGCACCAGATGAGGTGATTGTTGATGCTCTATGCTAGAGCGCTACTGCTCCGCAACTGCGGTCGGTTTACCCATGTGAGTTCAGATTTTGGCTCGCAGTATCATACGCACATATTCGTCACGAGCGAGGCCCTGCATGCCGGTCTGACCCGAGGAGCGACATGGCGTCACACAGATAGATATGTAGACCTGACCCTCGACGCGGCCAAGGGTCTTGGGAGGGATTATTTCCACTGCGATTATGATGTAAGTCGCATGCCTGTATGGTTCACCCCTGGCCTGTTCGTAGACGAAGGCCTCCAGGTACTTGGCAAGTCACATCAAGCGGTGGATAGTCACTACTTCAATGTCGTAGACGAGGGCTATCCAAGCACCGGAGCCAATGGGCGGCCTTATTTCGTCCCGACCTATGGAACTATCGAAGGAGTACTACCGGACCACCGGTTGTTTACCTGGGCACTTTCTCCGTCCCGCACAGAACTTGAAGGATACATCCGTGGTCAGGTCTTCCTCCTGGGCAAGAAACGCACCATGTTTCAGATCGTCAGTATGGGGAATATAGTGGATGGACAACGAACGAATGAAAAATGCAATGTGCCCTACCTTGAACTTCCCCCTGCCGATTCTCAAAGGTTCGCGAGTTTCAGCGTGCTGGCCGTAACGGCCCGATATATTCTCCTCCAGGGCGAGACCCGCGATTCTGTGCCGTGCTGGAAGTTTTACGACGGTTTGCCTTTCGGGGAACTCATATTGCCAGAGTTCTATCTCAACAGCACACCGCTGCCACGAACTCTATGGGACGCGAACCGGCCCTAGGTACCGTAGATTACATTAGACCGTTGCACATGTCCGGGGGGTATTGAAGCCTATGCCAGCAGAGTCAGGATCGAGTTCCGGTCAGATTATTATCTCAGACTTCGGAGCTTTCGTCGGGAAGAAAAGCGAAAGACTGATCATCAAACAAGGTAAGGAGATTATCGAGCAGGTCCCATTCCACAACCTCCAATCTCTCATAATCAGTGGTTCCGGAATCTCCATCTCTGCTGACGTCATCCAGGAGTGTATGGAGCACGGTATCCAAATCGATTTTTTGACATTTTCGGGGAAACCCTACGCAAAGTTAACTTCACCGGGCCTGTCCGGGACCGTGATCACGCGCCGTGAACAACTCCTGGCTTATTATGAAAAGCGCGGATTAAGGCTAGCGAAGGCTTTCATCGAAGGCAAGCTCCGCAATCAGCAGGGCCTACTTCATTACTTCGCAAGATACCGGAAATCTGAAAACTGCGAGACGTTTGATGTGCTATCCAATATGGAAAACCAGATAGCCGACATGGTGAAAGAACTTGAAACCATCGACGGCAAATGTGTGGATGACGTGCGAGAGCAGCTCCTGTCCGTTGAGGGCCGTGCCGGGGCGATTTACTGGGGCGGTATTAAAAAACTACTGGCAAGTAATATCGAGTTCGAGACTCGAGAGCACCGTGGGGCCAACGACCCTTTCAATTCGTTACTCAACTATGGGTACGGTATCCTCTACTCGACCGTATGGGGAGCTATTGTGCTCGCCGGTCTCGAGCCCTTTGCCGGATTCATCCATACCGACCGCCCCGGCAAGCCCAGCCTCTGCCTGGATCTCGTCGAGGAGTTTCGCCAGCGAGTCGTGGACCGCACCGTGGTGAGTCTCGTAAATCGAGGATCGACAATCAAGTTGCAGGAAGGCCTGCTTACGGACCAGATCAGGAGAAAGCTCATCGAAAACATCCAGGAACGACTCGAGGCAAAGGAAACATATCGTGGGAAGCAGCACAAGCTGAAAACCATCATTCAGCTTCAGGCCCGCCGGATCGCCAGTTATCTTAGAGGCGAGACGGACTATAAGCCATTCATTGGACGCTGGTAGGCCTACAAAATATCTCCACCAGAGGGGGGTCAGTCCTGAACACCCTGGTGATTTACGATATCCCAAGCACAAAGATCCGCAACAAGATTGCCGAGGCGTGCATGGACTATGGCCTTGACCGGATCCAGTGGAGTGCATTCCTTGGAGACATTAATCATAATCGTCGTGAGGAACTTGAGGCCAGGCTGAAAAAAGTCCTCGGCAGACGGGCAGGAAATATCCAAATTTTTCCGGTATGTGAAAAAGACCTGGGCTTGCG from Bacillota bacterium encodes the following:
- the cas7d gene encoding type I-D CRISPR-associated protein Cas7/Csc2; this encodes MADERIDRFAEQLVGVDTLLPREITKGNKTTKIAQAIYTRQVVTIVGVKIAASRFLPVSHAGYSNETYVDKIDLLGKKRAEFIGRKLKGIERRAHMALFREMTEAETGAKWGEFFSEKFGKECTIPDGLCIACWNCSLFGGLETGKGATFSRVRYFDTFSIEDATECIQSDESPEQMAIGNTVGEDLSVERGEASFHRYEYVKTGTHFPFITIIESPALLDIAGYLAAVKLADQHGYGKYSANHGKFTTDFIAVSTGYPLFSILDMLVWLDEGNLSNVQDRLKFEAAIDKPVTLFGTDIDELGSRLNEEFKAYIAALSVPPRDREPRRRGTR
- the cas1 gene encoding CRISPR-associated endonuclease Cas1 → MPAESGSSSGQIIISDFGAFVGKKSERLIIKQGKEIIEQVPFHNLQSLIISGSGISISADVIQECMEHGIQIDFLTFSGKPYAKLTSPGLSGTVITRREQLLAYYEKRGLRLAKAFIEGKLRNQQGLLHYFARYRKSENCETFDVLSNMENQIADMVKELETIDGKCVDDVREQLLSVEGRAGAIYWGGIKKLLASNIEFETREHRGANDPFNSLLNYGYGILYSTVWGAIVLAGLEPFAGFIHTDRPGKPSLCLDLVEEFRQRVVDRTVVSLVNRGSTIKLQEGLLTDQIRRKLIENIQERLEAKETYRGKQHKLKTIIQLQARRIASYLRGETDYKPFIGRW
- the cas2 gene encoding CRISPR-associated endonuclease Cas2, which produces MNTLVIYDIPSTKIRNKIAEACMDYGLDRIQWSAFLGDINHNRREELEARLKKVLGRRAGNIQIFPVCEKDLGLRVIIEVRKEDERIGADSKSRKRRKCKDRPDEKQKEE